A window of the Hordeum vulgare subsp. vulgare chromosome 5H, MorexV3_pseudomolecules_assembly, whole genome shotgun sequence genome harbors these coding sequences:
- the LOC123452641 gene encoding DCN1-like protein 2 isoform X2, with translation MREKVALQALKASDWHLEGSFDYFYSQPQVSVTNSRHLEDLYSRYKERDADMIMVEGTSQFCNDLLVDPQDIVMLVISWHMKAATMCEFTRQEFIDGLQSIGVDSIEKLREKLPSLRAEIKDDHKFREIYNFAFAWAREKGQKSLPLETAIGMWRLLFAERHWPLIDHWCQFLQVRHNKAISRDTWSQLLEFVKTIDPELSNYDEEGAWPYLIDEFVEYLTENGCVQRNK, from the exons ATGCG CGAGAAGGTCGCCCTTCAGGCTCTGAAAGCTAGTGATTGGCACTTAGAAGGGTCTTTTGATTATTTCTATAGCCAGCCACAGGTTTCTGTGACAAATTCTCGACATCTTGAAGATCTTTACAGCAGATACAAAG AACGTGATGCTGATATGATCATGGTGGAGGGCACATCTCAATTCTGCAACGACCTGTTG GTGGATCCTCAGGATATCGTCATG CTTGTCATATCATGGCACATGAAAGCTGCCACAATGTGTGAATTTACTCGTCAGGAATTCATTGATGGTCTGCAGTCAATTGG GGTAGATTCAATTGAGAAGCTCCGTGAGAAACTTCCATCACTGCGAGCTGAGATAAAGGACGATC ATAAGTTCCGTGAGATATACAACTTTGCATTTGCTTGGGCTAGGGAAAAG GGTCAGAAATCCCTTCCACTGGAGACAGCTATTGGAATGTGGAGGTTGCTGTTTGCTGAAAGGCATTGGCCCTTAATTGATCACTGGTGTCAGTTTCTACAG GTAAGGCATAACAAAGCCATCTCCAGGGACACATGGTCTCAGCTGTTGGAATTTGTTAAG ACAATTGATCCAGAGTTATCTAACTATGATGAAGAAGGTGCTTGGCCCTACCTAATTGATGAATTTGTGGAATACCTAACCGAGAATGGATGCGTTCAGCGTAACAAGTGA
- the LOC123452641 gene encoding DCN1-like protein 2 isoform X1 — protein MHKLGRGSRDKVQQFMSITGASEKVALQALKASDWHLEGSFDYFYSQPQVSVTNSRHLEDLYSRYKERDADMIMVEGTSQFCNDLLVDPQDIVMLVISWHMKAATMCEFTRQEFIDGLQSIGVDSIEKLREKLPSLRAEIKDDHKFREIYNFAFAWAREKGQKSLPLETAIGMWRLLFAERHWPLIDHWCQFLQVRHNKAISRDTWSQLLEFVKTIDPELSNYDEEGAWPYLIDEFVEYLTENGCVQRNK, from the exons ATG CATAAGCTGGGGAGAGGAAGCCGCGACAAGGTGCAACAGTTCATGTCCATAACTGGTGCAAG CGAGAAGGTCGCCCTTCAGGCTCTGAAAGCTAGTGATTGGCACTTAGAAGGGTCTTTTGATTATTTCTATAGCCAGCCACAGGTTTCTGTGACAAATTCTCGACATCTTGAAGATCTTTACAGCAGATACAAAG AACGTGATGCTGATATGATCATGGTGGAGGGCACATCTCAATTCTGCAACGACCTGTTG GTGGATCCTCAGGATATCGTCATG CTTGTCATATCATGGCACATGAAAGCTGCCACAATGTGTGAATTTACTCGTCAGGAATTCATTGATGGTCTGCAGTCAATTGG GGTAGATTCAATTGAGAAGCTCCGTGAGAAACTTCCATCACTGCGAGCTGAGATAAAGGACGATC ATAAGTTCCGTGAGATATACAACTTTGCATTTGCTTGGGCTAGGGAAAAG GGTCAGAAATCCCTTCCACTGGAGACAGCTATTGGAATGTGGAGGTTGCTGTTTGCTGAAAGGCATTGGCCCTTAATTGATCACTGGTGTCAGTTTCTACAG GTAAGGCATAACAAAGCCATCTCCAGGGACACATGGTCTCAGCTGTTGGAATTTGTTAAG ACAATTGATCCAGAGTTATCTAACTATGATGAAGAAGGTGCTTGGCCCTACCTAATTGATGAATTTGTGGAATACCTAACCGAGAATGGATGCGTTCAGCGTAACAAGTGA